In one Suricata suricatta isolate VVHF042 chromosome 9, meerkat_22Aug2017_6uvM2_HiC, whole genome shotgun sequence genomic region, the following are encoded:
- the COQ6 gene encoding ubiquinone biosynthesis monooxygenase COQ6, mitochondrial isoform X2 yields the protein MWWCRAEAWWAPPWPVPWDMIFISLTRKSCCWKQVQRKYGRNCQKLTATESAPFPPALQPFSVVWDACSEALIVFDKDNLDDMGYIVENDVMMCALTKQLEAVADRVTVLYRSKAVGYTWPYPFSMADSSPWVHITLGDGSTLQTKLLIGADGHNSGVRQAAGIQNVSWNYDQSAVVATLHLSEATENNVAWQRFLPSGPIALLPLSDTLSSLVWSTSHEHAAELVSMDEEKFVDAINSAFWSDANHTDFIDSAGTMLQYAVAFLKPTKVSACQLPPSVARVDAKSRVLFPLGLGHAAEYVRPRLALIGDAAHRVHPLAGQGVNMGFGDISSLVHHLSAAAFNGKDLGSMSHLTGYETDRQRHNTALLAATDLLKRLYSTSATPLVLLRTWGLQATNAVSPLKEQIMAFASK from the exons ATGTGGTGGTGTCGGGCGGAGGCCTGGTGGGCGCCGCCATGGCCTGTGCCTTGG gacatgATATTCATTTCTCTGACAAGAAAATCCTGTTGCTGGAAGCAGGTCCAAAGAAAGTATGGGAGAAATTGCCAGAAACTTACAGCAACAGAGTCAGCTCCATTTCCCCCGGCTCTGCAACCCTTCTCAGTA GTGTGGGATGCCTGCTCAGAGGCCCTGATCGTGTTCGATAAGGATAATCTGGATGACATGGGCTATATAGTGGAGAATGATGTCATGATGTGCGCTCTCACTAAGCAGCTGGAGGCCGTGGCAG ACCGTGTGACGGTTCTCTACAGGAGCAAAGCAGTCGGCTATACCTGGCCTTATCCATTTTCCATGGCAGACTCCAGCCCTTGGGTTCATATTACCCTAGGTGATGGCAGCACCCTCCAGACTAAATTGTTG ATTGGTGCAGACGGTCACAACTCAGGAGTACGGCAGGCTGCTGGGATACAGAATGTCAGCTGGAACTATGATCAATCTGCTGTCGTAGCTACTCTGCATTTATCGGAG GCCACAGAAAACAATGTAGCTTGGCAGAGATTTCTTCCCTCTGGGCCCATTGCTCTGCTCCCG CTCTCAGACACCTTGAGTTCCTTGGTTTGGTCCACCTCCCATGAACATGCAGCAGAGCTGGTGAGCATGGATGAAGAAAAGTTTGTGGATGCCATTAACTCTGCCTTT TGGAGTGATGCTAACCACACAGACTTCATCGACTCGGCTGGCACCATGCTGCAATATGCCGTGGCCTTTCTGAAGCCCACAAAGGTCTCAGCTTGCCAGCTGCCCCCAAGTGTGGCCAGAGTGGATGCCAAAAGCCGAGTGTTGTTTCCACTTGGGTTGGGACATGCTGCTGAGTACGTCCGGCCTCGGCTGGCACTCATTGG GGATGCAGCCCACAGAGTCCATCCACTTGCAGGACAAGGTGTCAACATGGGCTTTGGGGATATCTCCAGCTTGGTCCATCACCTCAGTGCTGCAGCCTTCAATGGCAAGGACTTAG gCTCTATGAGCCATCTCACAGGTTATGAAACAGACAGACAGCGTCACAACACTGCTCTTCTGGCTGCTACTGACCTCCTAAAAAGGCTCTATTCCACCAGTGCCACTCCGCTTGTGCTGCTCCGGACGTGGGGCTTGCAGGCCACAAATGCAGTATCTCCACTCAAA gAACAGATAATGGCCTTTGCAAGTAAATGA
- the FAM161B gene encoding protein FAM161B isoform X2, whose product MEPADTETEEELPRAGTLDDFLSPEEETVSNSSDSTGSFYENLQVLKQKVRWHLLESLYQNDPDSGETFSEDDEDLESFFQDKGSAKPEAQCPSSPRCGSTRHCGALSSPPSDMPSAQPRPPSGSRPPSQHRRVSSWASAITVPQPFRMTLREAQKKAQWLASPASFEQERKQAQRQAQEEAECHRQFRAQPVPAHVYLPLYQEMAERGEARRQAGVQRRKELLLSSLKPFSFLVKEEQRKEAATKRELAATAKAKVPKQKAVRRIPKSILEPALGDKLQEAELFRKIRIQMRALDMLQMASSPIASSSSRADPQSRTAARTQKEKLGFLQTDFAFQPRVNPAVPDYEGLYQAFQRRAAKRRDTREGTRNKPFLLRTSSLRRAQRPCDAASSGGRRDSPQPPGTPLPRSRSLSGLASLSANTLPVHITDATRRRESAVRSSLDKKDKADESTQWLEMHKKKCQAMSKSVTLRAKAMDPHKSLEEVFKAKLKENRNNDRKRAKEYKKELEEMKKRIQTRPYLFEQVTKDLARKEAEQRYRDTLKLAGLDEDFVRTKGQGTGAAQWKGPSEVPECPSTHETTKLGTRNPQQDLEESLQQPTSPKKELEERSYELLDNFKSLA is encoded by the exons ATGGAGCCggcag ACACGGAGACGGAAGAGGAGCTGCCCAGGGCTGGCACACTTGATGACTTCCTCAGCCCAGAGGAGGAGACAGTTTCTAATTCTTCGGACTCAACTGGGAGCTTTTACGAGAACCTGCAGGTACTAAAGCAGAAAGTCAGGTGGCACCTATTGGAATCCCTTTATCAGAACGACCCAGACAGCGGGGAGACCTTCTCTGAAGATGATGAGGACCTGGAGAGCTTCTTCCAAGACAAAGGCAGCGCGAAGCCCGAGGCCCAGTGTCCCTCGTCTCCGAG GTGTGGCTCCACAAGGCACTGCGGCGCCCTGAGCAGCCCTCCCTCCGACATGCCCAGCGCTCAGCCCCGGCCGCCCTCGGGCTCCAGGCCTCCCTCACAACACCGACGTGTCAGCTCCTGGGCATCAGCCATCACCGTCCCTCAGCCGTTCCGGATGACGCTGCGTGAGGCCCAGAAGAAGGCGCAGTGGCTGGCCTCACCTGCTTCCTTCGAGCAGGAAAGGAAGCAGGCCCAGAGGCAGGCTCAGGAGGAGGCCGAGTGCCACCGGCAGTTCCGGGCACAGCCGGTGCCAGCACATGTCTACCTGCCCCTCTACCAGGAGATGGCGGAGCGCGGCGAGGCCCGCAGGCAGGCAGGGGTccagaggaggaaggagctgCTCCTCTCGTCGCTGAAGCCCTTCAGCTTCCtcgtgaaggaggagcagagaaaagaagCTGCTACAAAGAGGGAGTTGGCGGCCACAGCTAAGGCCAAGGTCCCCAAGCAGAAGGCCGTCAGAAGGATCCCGAAGTCCATTCTGGAGCCAGCCCTTGGGGACAAACTCCAGG AAGCGGAGCTCTTCAGGAAAATTCGCATCCAGATGCGAGCCCTAGACATGCTCCAGATGGCCTCCTCCCCCATCGCCTCCTCCAGCAGCCGGGCTGACCCCCAGTCTCGAACAGCTGCCCGAACCCAGAAGGAAAAACTTGGGTTTCTGCAGACTGACTTTGCATTCCAGCCTCGTGTGAATCCTGCCGTCCCTGACTACGAGGGCCTTTACCAGGCTTTCCAGAGAAGAGCTGCCAAGAGAAGGGACACCAGAGAGGGGACTCGCAACAAGCCCTTCTTGCTGAGAACCAGCAGCCTGCGTCGTGCTCAGCGGCCCTGTGATGCCGCCTCCTCTGGAGGGAGAAGG GACTCTCCACAGCCACCAGGCACACCCCTGCCAAGGAGTCGTTCTCTGAGTGGccttgcttccctctctgccaACACCCTCCCCGTGCACATCACAGACGCCACCAGGAGGAGGGAGTCTGCCGTCAG AAGTTCACTTGATAAAAAGGACAAAGCAGATGAGAGTACTCAGTGGTTGGAGATGCACAAAAAGAAATGTCAAGCGATGTCTAAATCTGTGACCTTGCGTGCAAAAGCCATGGATCCCCATAAAAGCCTGGAGGAAGTATTCAAAGCAAAGCTGAAGGAGAATCG GAACAATGACCGTAAAAGAGCAAAAGAGTATaagaaagaactggaagaaatgaagaagagaataCAAACAAGGCCCTATCTCTTCGAACAAGTTACCAAG GACCTcgccaggaaagaggcagaacaaCGGTACCGGGATACCCTGAAGCTGGCTGGGCTGGATGAAGACTTTGTGAGGACCAAGGGTCAGGGCACCGGGGCTGCACAGTGGAAGGGGCCGTCAGAAGTCCCTGAGTGTCCGAG CACCCATGAAACTACAAAACTCGGCACCAGAAATCCACAGCAGGATTTAGAAGAATCTCTACAACAGCCTACAAGCCCCAAAAAAGAATTGGAGGAGAGGTCTTATGAATTGCTAGATAATTTCAAATCACTTGCTTAA
- the FAM161B gene encoding protein FAM161B isoform X1: MTVGRPAGASGGAQWSRQIFSPKSSSDTETEEELPRAGTLDDFLSPEEETVSNSSDSTGSFYENLQVLKQKVRWHLLESLYQNDPDSGETFSEDDEDLESFFQDKGSAKPEAQCPSSPRCGSTRHCGALSSPPSDMPSAQPRPPSGSRPPSQHRRVSSWASAITVPQPFRMTLREAQKKAQWLASPASFEQERKQAQRQAQEEAECHRQFRAQPVPAHVYLPLYQEMAERGEARRQAGVQRRKELLLSSLKPFSFLVKEEQRKEAATKRELAATAKAKVPKQKAVRRIPKSILEPALGDKLQEAELFRKIRIQMRALDMLQMASSPIASSSSRADPQSRTAARTQKEKLGFLQTDFAFQPRVNPAVPDYEGLYQAFQRRAAKRRDTREGTRNKPFLLRTSSLRRAQRPCDAASSGGRRDSPQPPGTPLPRSRSLSGLASLSANTLPVHITDATRRRESAVRSSLDKKDKADESTQWLEMHKKKCQAMSKSVTLRAKAMDPHKSLEEVFKAKLKENRNNDRKRAKEYKKELEEMKKRIQTRPYLFEQVTKDLARKEAEQRYRDTLKLAGLDEDFVRTKGQGTGAAQWKGPSEVPECPSTHETTKLGTRNPQQDLEESLQQPTSPKKELEERSYELLDNFKSLA, encoded by the exons ATGACCGTCGGGAGGCCTGCGGGAGCCTCCGGCGGCGCTCAATGGAGCCggcag atattttcccccaaatcctcCTCAGACACGGAGACGGAAGAGGAGCTGCCCAGGGCTGGCACACTTGATGACTTCCTCAGCCCAGAGGAGGAGACAGTTTCTAATTCTTCGGACTCAACTGGGAGCTTTTACGAGAACCTGCAGGTACTAAAGCAGAAAGTCAGGTGGCACCTATTGGAATCCCTTTATCAGAACGACCCAGACAGCGGGGAGACCTTCTCTGAAGATGATGAGGACCTGGAGAGCTTCTTCCAAGACAAAGGCAGCGCGAAGCCCGAGGCCCAGTGTCCCTCGTCTCCGAG GTGTGGCTCCACAAGGCACTGCGGCGCCCTGAGCAGCCCTCCCTCCGACATGCCCAGCGCTCAGCCCCGGCCGCCCTCGGGCTCCAGGCCTCCCTCACAACACCGACGTGTCAGCTCCTGGGCATCAGCCATCACCGTCCCTCAGCCGTTCCGGATGACGCTGCGTGAGGCCCAGAAGAAGGCGCAGTGGCTGGCCTCACCTGCTTCCTTCGAGCAGGAAAGGAAGCAGGCCCAGAGGCAGGCTCAGGAGGAGGCCGAGTGCCACCGGCAGTTCCGGGCACAGCCGGTGCCAGCACATGTCTACCTGCCCCTCTACCAGGAGATGGCGGAGCGCGGCGAGGCCCGCAGGCAGGCAGGGGTccagaggaggaaggagctgCTCCTCTCGTCGCTGAAGCCCTTCAGCTTCCtcgtgaaggaggagcagagaaaagaagCTGCTACAAAGAGGGAGTTGGCGGCCACAGCTAAGGCCAAGGTCCCCAAGCAGAAGGCCGTCAGAAGGATCCCGAAGTCCATTCTGGAGCCAGCCCTTGGGGACAAACTCCAGG AAGCGGAGCTCTTCAGGAAAATTCGCATCCAGATGCGAGCCCTAGACATGCTCCAGATGGCCTCCTCCCCCATCGCCTCCTCCAGCAGCCGGGCTGACCCCCAGTCTCGAACAGCTGCCCGAACCCAGAAGGAAAAACTTGGGTTTCTGCAGACTGACTTTGCATTCCAGCCTCGTGTGAATCCTGCCGTCCCTGACTACGAGGGCCTTTACCAGGCTTTCCAGAGAAGAGCTGCCAAGAGAAGGGACACCAGAGAGGGGACTCGCAACAAGCCCTTCTTGCTGAGAACCAGCAGCCTGCGTCGTGCTCAGCGGCCCTGTGATGCCGCCTCCTCTGGAGGGAGAAGG GACTCTCCACAGCCACCAGGCACACCCCTGCCAAGGAGTCGTTCTCTGAGTGGccttgcttccctctctgccaACACCCTCCCCGTGCACATCACAGACGCCACCAGGAGGAGGGAGTCTGCCGTCAG AAGTTCACTTGATAAAAAGGACAAAGCAGATGAGAGTACTCAGTGGTTGGAGATGCACAAAAAGAAATGTCAAGCGATGTCTAAATCTGTGACCTTGCGTGCAAAAGCCATGGATCCCCATAAAAGCCTGGAGGAAGTATTCAAAGCAAAGCTGAAGGAGAATCG GAACAATGACCGTAAAAGAGCAAAAGAGTATaagaaagaactggaagaaatgaagaagagaataCAAACAAGGCCCTATCTCTTCGAACAAGTTACCAAG GACCTcgccaggaaagaggcagaacaaCGGTACCGGGATACCCTGAAGCTGGCTGGGCTGGATGAAGACTTTGTGAGGACCAAGGGTCAGGGCACCGGGGCTGCACAGTGGAAGGGGCCGTCAGAAGTCCCTGAGTGTCCGAG CACCCATGAAACTACAAAACTCGGCACCAGAAATCCACAGCAGGATTTAGAAGAATCTCTACAACAGCCTACAAGCCCCAAAAAAGAATTGGAGGAGAGGTCTTATGAATTGCTAGATAATTTCAAATCACTTGCTTAA
- the COQ6 gene encoding ubiquinone biosynthesis monooxygenase COQ6, mitochondrial isoform X3 — protein sequence MCASVCGDMIFISLTRKSCCWKQVQRKYGRNCQKLTATESAPFPPALQPFSVVWDACSEALIVFDKDNLDDMGYIVENDVMMCALTKQLEAVADRVTVLYRSKAVGYTWPYPFSMADSSPWVHITLGDGSTLQTKLLIGADGHNSGVRQAAGIQNVSWNYDQSAVVATLHLSEATENNVAWQRFLPSGPIALLPLSDTLSSLVWSTSHEHAAELVSMDEEKFVDAINSAFWSDANHTDFIDSAGTMLQYAVAFLKPTKVSACQLPPSVARVDAKSRVLFPLGLGHAAEYVRPRLALIGDAAHRVHPLAGQGVNMGFGDISSLVHHLSAAAFNGKDLGSMSHLTGYETDRQRHNTALLAATDLLKRLYSTSATPLVLLRTWGLQATNAVSPLKEQIMAFASK from the exons ATGTGTGCAAGCGTGTGCGGG gacatgATATTCATTTCTCTGACAAGAAAATCCTGTTGCTGGAAGCAGGTCCAAAGAAAGTATGGGAGAAATTGCCAGAAACTTACAGCAACAGAGTCAGCTCCATTTCCCCCGGCTCTGCAACCCTTCTCAGTA GTGTGGGATGCCTGCTCAGAGGCCCTGATCGTGTTCGATAAGGATAATCTGGATGACATGGGCTATATAGTGGAGAATGATGTCATGATGTGCGCTCTCACTAAGCAGCTGGAGGCCGTGGCAG ACCGTGTGACGGTTCTCTACAGGAGCAAAGCAGTCGGCTATACCTGGCCTTATCCATTTTCCATGGCAGACTCCAGCCCTTGGGTTCATATTACCCTAGGTGATGGCAGCACCCTCCAGACTAAATTGTTG ATTGGTGCAGACGGTCACAACTCAGGAGTACGGCAGGCTGCTGGGATACAGAATGTCAGCTGGAACTATGATCAATCTGCTGTCGTAGCTACTCTGCATTTATCGGAG GCCACAGAAAACAATGTAGCTTGGCAGAGATTTCTTCCCTCTGGGCCCATTGCTCTGCTCCCG CTCTCAGACACCTTGAGTTCCTTGGTTTGGTCCACCTCCCATGAACATGCAGCAGAGCTGGTGAGCATGGATGAAGAAAAGTTTGTGGATGCCATTAACTCTGCCTTT TGGAGTGATGCTAACCACACAGACTTCATCGACTCGGCTGGCACCATGCTGCAATATGCCGTGGCCTTTCTGAAGCCCACAAAGGTCTCAGCTTGCCAGCTGCCCCCAAGTGTGGCCAGAGTGGATGCCAAAAGCCGAGTGTTGTTTCCACTTGGGTTGGGACATGCTGCTGAGTACGTCCGGCCTCGGCTGGCACTCATTGG GGATGCAGCCCACAGAGTCCATCCACTTGCAGGACAAGGTGTCAACATGGGCTTTGGGGATATCTCCAGCTTGGTCCATCACCTCAGTGCTGCAGCCTTCAATGGCAAGGACTTAG gCTCTATGAGCCATCTCACAGGTTATGAAACAGACAGACAGCGTCACAACACTGCTCTTCTGGCTGCTACTGACCTCCTAAAAAGGCTCTATTCCACCAGTGCCACTCCGCTTGTGCTGCTCCGGACGTGGGGCTTGCAGGCCACAAATGCAGTATCTCCACTCAAA gAACAGATAATGGCCTTTGCAAGTAAATGA
- the COQ6 gene encoding ubiquinone biosynthesis monooxygenase COQ6, mitochondrial isoform X1, with translation MAARLAVSRWRAVSAAARRGPLFSCRRWSGAKADTVYDVVVSGGGLVGAAMACALGHDIHFSDKKILLLEAGPKKVWEKLPETYSNRVSSISPGSATLLSSFGAWDHICNMRYRAFRRMQVWDACSEALIVFDKDNLDDMGYIVENDVMMCALTKQLEAVADRVTVLYRSKAVGYTWPYPFSMADSSPWVHITLGDGSTLQTKLLIGADGHNSGVRQAAGIQNVSWNYDQSAVVATLHLSEATENNVAWQRFLPSGPIALLPLSDTLSSLVWSTSHEHAAELVSMDEEKFVDAINSAFWSDANHTDFIDSAGTMLQYAVAFLKPTKVSACQLPPSVARVDAKSRVLFPLGLGHAAEYVRPRLALIGDAAHRVHPLAGQGVNMGFGDISSLVHHLSAAAFNGKDLGSMSHLTGYETDRQRHNTALLAATDLLKRLYSTSATPLVLLRTWGLQATNAVSPLKEQIMAFASK, from the exons ATGGCGGCCCGCCTGGCTGTGAGCCGGTGGAGGGCTGTGTCTGCCGCCGCTCGGAGAGGTCCGCTGTTTTCTTGCCGGCGGTGGTCGGGCGCCAAGGCAGACACCGTGTACGATGTGGTGGTGTCGGGCGGAGGCCTGGTGGGCGCCGCCATGGCCTGTGCCTTGG gacatgATATTCATTTCTCTGACAAGAAAATCCTGTTGCTGGAAGCAGGTCCAAAGAAAGTATGGGAGAAATTGCCAGAAACTTACAGCAACAGAGTCAGCTCCATTTCCCCCGGCTCTGCAACCCTTCTCAGTA GTTTTGGTGCCTGGGACCACATCTGCAACATGAGATACAGAGCCTTTCGGCGAATGCAG GTGTGGGATGCCTGCTCAGAGGCCCTGATCGTGTTCGATAAGGATAATCTGGATGACATGGGCTATATAGTGGAGAATGATGTCATGATGTGCGCTCTCACTAAGCAGCTGGAGGCCGTGGCAG ACCGTGTGACGGTTCTCTACAGGAGCAAAGCAGTCGGCTATACCTGGCCTTATCCATTTTCCATGGCAGACTCCAGCCCTTGGGTTCATATTACCCTAGGTGATGGCAGCACCCTCCAGACTAAATTGTTG ATTGGTGCAGACGGTCACAACTCAGGAGTACGGCAGGCTGCTGGGATACAGAATGTCAGCTGGAACTATGATCAATCTGCTGTCGTAGCTACTCTGCATTTATCGGAG GCCACAGAAAACAATGTAGCTTGGCAGAGATTTCTTCCCTCTGGGCCCATTGCTCTGCTCCCG CTCTCAGACACCTTGAGTTCCTTGGTTTGGTCCACCTCCCATGAACATGCAGCAGAGCTGGTGAGCATGGATGAAGAAAAGTTTGTGGATGCCATTAACTCTGCCTTT TGGAGTGATGCTAACCACACAGACTTCATCGACTCGGCTGGCACCATGCTGCAATATGCCGTGGCCTTTCTGAAGCCCACAAAGGTCTCAGCTTGCCAGCTGCCCCCAAGTGTGGCCAGAGTGGATGCCAAAAGCCGAGTGTTGTTTCCACTTGGGTTGGGACATGCTGCTGAGTACGTCCGGCCTCGGCTGGCACTCATTGG GGATGCAGCCCACAGAGTCCATCCACTTGCAGGACAAGGTGTCAACATGGGCTTTGGGGATATCTCCAGCTTGGTCCATCACCTCAGTGCTGCAGCCTTCAATGGCAAGGACTTAG gCTCTATGAGCCATCTCACAGGTTATGAAACAGACAGACAGCGTCACAACACTGCTCTTCTGGCTGCTACTGACCTCCTAAAAAGGCTCTATTCCACCAGTGCCACTCCGCTTGTGCTGCTCCGGACGTGGGGCTTGCAGGCCACAAATGCAGTATCTCCACTCAAA gAACAGATAATGGCCTTTGCAAGTAAATGA